The nucleotide window AGTCGTCTCCCCCTCCTAACCCCAGGAAGAAGCCAAGGATGGTGAAGAAGATGACAACGTTGCCAGCCATCACCAGGCCACAGGCTCCCAACTGGATCTGCAAGAGAACAGGATAATGTTCATTGGgtaccaaacggaagaaaacaaactgaaacaGGGATGGACTACCTGGACTTGTCAAATAAGAAAGGTTCATTTTAATTATCTGTTGTAAAACATCTGAaaatgttttctgttgtgtgacaTGAACACAACCTAGATAGGACACAACTAGTGAAAGTGTCATAATTGCATTTATTAGATACACATTACAGGTGTACTAACCACCTTCAGTCACCTTAGCTAGTATTGGGTATCATCGGGACTTGTACTATCTACCTTTCACAACTACATGTAATTTAAGTTCAGCTCTCCCTATCCAAGTCATTATAACCATTATGAGATTCAACACTTTAACTGACCCTGAACCAGTTATTCATGGCATAAAGCAACTAAACCCAACACATGTCAGTCATTGGCCATTGACAATATCAGGACTCACTACTGCACGCCGGGCCATTATGATGGGAAGCGCGAACGCAGATACCACAATTCCCGTAGTGAAGAAGTAAGCCAGCTCTCTGCATGTGTTGCTGGCcacatcactgtcatcactgagCCTTCTGGATATAAAGGTGGGGATAGGAGCGAGTACATAGAAGAAAAGGACGAAGAGGGGCCAGTACACCCTGTGAAAACAAATCAGTTGTGTTAACATTCATCTAGTTTATTTGTCACAGATTCAGAACATAGCAAACGCCATCAGTGTAACACCTATTGTGGGTCTCGAACACGGGTCACCCAGCCCACATGCAAACCCACTAATCACTGCTCCAATAGGGTTAACCACCTTGGGGGAAAACGTGACACTAATATAGGCATTGCATCGCAGTTAGTTACATAGTTAACTTCCATATTTTGTCCCATTTAGCAAGAGTGTCTCACAGATTTCACAGAGGTAGGGGGCAAATACATACCCATATTGCTCCAAGGCACAGCTCAACAGGAGGAATGTCAAGCCAATGGCTCCACTGAAGGACAACCCAACCAGTGCTATAGGATGACAAAAACAGAAATGTTGAGGTAGTTATAACTTTAGAGACAGGGTACTTAGCAAGATAGAGTGGTAGACTATTCAGTAGTGTCacgacgttgccctctttgggtacagcgagtactatccccctctccctgtctcctactactaggctgctgtggtcagaaaggtcgtaaattcctggaggagattatcTCCTCATTGCCACAATATAGAGACAGAGTggattttcatagagaacaaaggaatttcttccacctcacaggaCTTGAGGTctgaacaacatttatgttctggagaaggtataaaagattgATGAAGAacccagctacgaactggtccgtttggtgcTATTTTGTGGGGCTCATGGGAGACGCTGCGGCCAcgttaccataacgctgtttatataataacctcagatatgaggtttacatctaattgctGTATAatatgaatgagtgaggatgatactgaTTATAAAATTGTGtcatgtgattttggactgtttaatgaaggaaactccaattcccttttgagtttaactaaatcagagacCGCCCATGAGCACAGTTATGGTCGggcatcctgggacaggcccTTTTCTGCTATTTCGAATAAAAACCCCACCTTGAGAATTTCTCAAAAGACCTGTTTCCCTCAATTgcgagaggacaaaggttgcagaccagcttaTTTCGATAAAGAGAGGGCCAATGTTTGAGTAgactgctgaatcttttaaccatcccGTGGTTAAACTCTTAAGACTATCGATACCAACAGAACAAGAACAAgcctttgatatt belongs to Oncorhynchus gorbuscha isolate QuinsamMale2020 ecotype Even-year linkage group LG22, OgorEven_v1.0, whole genome shotgun sequence and includes:
- the LOC124009906 gene encoding leptin receptor gene-related protein-like, with product MSTQQTKAQRRGTDRKFKTFKTMAGIKALVGLSFSGAIGLTFLLLSCALEQYGVYWPLFVLFFYVLAPIPTFISRRLSDDSDVASNTCRELAYFFTTGIVVSAFALPIIMARRAVIQLGACGLVMAGNVVIFFTILGFFLGLGGGDDFS